Proteins encoded in a region of the Gammaproteobacteria bacterium genome:
- a CDS encoding type II toxin-antitoxin system RelE/ParE family toxin translates to MLDIRRFTVSQWGEAQARRYLAELRQVLRLLSETPSLGKDRPDVGPNVSSFPMPAMSSITSSMSSSS, encoded by the coding sequence CTGCTCGACATTCGTCGATTCACCGTAAGCCAGTGGGGCGAAGCCCAGGCGCGACGCTACCTGGCTGAACTCCGTCAGGTGCTGCGGCTGCTCTCTGAAACACCATCGCTTGGCAAGGACAGGCCAGACGTTGGTCCGAATGTTTCGAGTTTTCCCATGCCAGCCATGTCGTCTATTACATCGTCCATGAGC